One Pseudomonas rhizophila DNA window includes the following coding sequences:
- a CDS encoding response regulator transcription factor: protein MIRVLVAEDHTIVREGIKQLIGLAKDLVVVGEASNGEQLLETLRHVPCEVVLLDISMPGVNGLEAIPRIRALNNPPAILVLSMHDEAQMAARALKVGAAGYATKDSDPALLLMAIRKVAAGGRYIDPELADRMVFEVGLTDSRPLHSLLSEREFSVFERLAQGANVNDIAQQLALSSKTISTHKARLMQKLNITSLAELVKYAMEHKLL from the coding sequence GTGATCCGTGTACTGGTAGCCGAAGACCACACCATCGTGCGCGAAGGCATCAAGCAGTTGATCGGCCTGGCGAAGGACCTGGTGGTCGTGGGGGAGGCGAGCAATGGCGAACAATTGCTGGAGACCCTGCGGCATGTGCCCTGCGAAGTGGTGCTGTTGGATATCTCCATGCCTGGCGTCAATGGTCTGGAGGCGATCCCGCGGATCCGTGCGTTGAACAATCCGCCGGCGATCCTGGTGTTGTCGATGCACGATGAGGCGCAAATGGCGGCGCGCGCGCTGAAGGTCGGTGCCGCCGGCTACGCGACCAAGGACAGCGACCCGGCCTTGCTGCTCATGGCGATTCGCAAGGTCGCGGCCGGCGGACGTTACATCGACCCGGAACTGGCCGACCGCATGGTTTTCGAAGTGGGCCTGACCGACAGCCGACCGCTGCACTCGCTGCTGTCCGAGCGCGAATTCTCTGTCTTCGAGCGCCTGGCCCAAGGGGCCAACGTCAACGACATCGCCCAGCAATTGGCCCTGAGCAGCAAAACCATCAGCACTCACAAAGCGCGGCTGATGCAGAAACTCAACATCACTTCCTTGGCGGAACTGGTGAAGTATGCGATGGAGCATAAGTTGCTCTAA
- a CDS encoding PAS domain-containing sensor histidine kinase — MMRFCCLWVIGCLWLPLMAWAAPAPSLTGVQLDAGQRQWLLQHPQLRVGLVLQAPYAQYDRRLQRLSGTNVELMQWLGKALNVELTWRNFQDVAQLEAALRSGEVDIAPGLSQTPAGLRLWRFSDPYMRVPQLIVGQKKGAEGVELEKLDAQVRVAVRMPSTTADYLRSNYPTLNLQGVPLERQALQLLLSQQAGYAVVDEAQLGRLMVEPEFAGLVVVGDIGLPQLLRVATRRDWPELANIIESGLQAIPAKELEQLHSRWLKPKYPRLTDTPGFWQNLTLLLLALLLSCVAIVFWQRREQRALERRLRNARNDIAQRAASEEALRLTQFSIDQSTVGILWVNWDSHVRYANRAAEIMLGYAPGAIIERPLIDFEPGLHMDRWLNLWKRARASEEGPQSFETECVRADGSILPADVSLSFLRFRDAEYLVVYINDVTERRRALAALRESEARLQGIAANVPGLVFRLERAPVTGQIDFAYISEGSESLVGYSPATLARSDTGLRSLVHPQDKASYHRTQDQALDSDSDWSWQGRILTREGRERWAEIKAITRRLEDGAYVWDGIVWDITESKRIELELASSREQLRELSAHLESVREEEKARIAREVHDELGQMLTVLKLETSMCELAYAQLDPGLQERLNSMKRLIAQLFQLVRDVATALRPPILDAGIASAIEWQARRFEARTQIPCLVQVPDNLPPLSDAKAIGLFRILQEALTNVMRHAQAHTVELTLVQEDDQLCLTVSDDGVGFVPATGRPTSFGLVGMRERVLIMGGQLSLESEPGEGTTLAVRVPVNEA, encoded by the coding sequence ATGATGCGTTTTTGCTGCCTGTGGGTTATCGGCTGTTTATGGCTTCCCTTGATGGCGTGGGCCGCGCCCGCACCGTCGTTGACTGGGGTGCAACTGGACGCGGGCCAGCGACAATGGCTGCTCCAGCATCCGCAACTGCGCGTCGGCCTCGTGTTGCAGGCGCCCTATGCGCAATATGACCGGCGCTTGCAGCGTCTGTCCGGCACCAATGTCGAGCTGATGCAGTGGTTGGGCAAGGCGTTGAATGTCGAACTGACCTGGCGCAATTTCCAGGACGTGGCGCAGTTGGAAGCCGCGTTGCGCTCCGGTGAGGTGGATATTGCCCCAGGGCTGAGCCAGACCCCGGCCGGGCTGCGACTCTGGCGGTTTTCCGACCCCTACATGCGCGTGCCGCAATTGATCGTGGGCCAGAAGAAGGGCGCCGAAGGGGTCGAGCTGGAAAAGCTCGATGCTCAAGTGCGGGTGGCGGTGCGCATGCCCAGTACCACGGCCGATTATTTGCGTAGCAACTACCCGACGTTGAATCTTCAAGGCGTACCGTTGGAGCGTCAGGCGTTGCAACTGTTGTTGAGCCAGCAGGCCGGTTACGCGGTGGTCGATGAGGCGCAGTTGGGGCGACTGATGGTCGAGCCTGAATTCGCCGGGCTGGTGGTCGTAGGCGATATCGGCCTGCCGCAACTGTTGCGCGTCGCCACTCGCCGGGATTGGCCGGAGTTGGCCAACATCATCGAGAGCGGTTTGCAGGCGATCCCGGCCAAGGAACTTGAGCAACTGCACAGTCGCTGGCTCAAGCCCAAATATCCGCGGCTGACCGACACCCCGGGTTTCTGGCAAAACCTGACCCTGTTGCTGCTGGCCCTGCTCTTGAGCTGCGTGGCGATCGTGTTTTGGCAGCGCCGCGAGCAAAGGGCGCTGGAGCGGCGCCTGCGCAATGCGCGAAATGACATCGCCCAGCGGGCCGCCAGCGAGGAAGCCCTGCGCCTGACACAATTTTCCATCGACCAAAGCACTGTCGGCATTCTCTGGGTCAATTGGGATAGCCATGTACGGTATGCCAACCGCGCCGCCGAAATCATGCTGGGCTATGCGCCGGGCGCGATCATTGAGCGCCCCTTGATCGACTTCGAACCGGGCCTGCACATGGATCGCTGGCTGAACCTGTGGAAACGCGCCCGGGCCAGCGAGGAGGGGCCACAGAGTTTCGAAACCGAATGCGTGCGGGCCGATGGAAGCATCCTTCCGGCCGATGTTTCCTTGAGCTTCCTGCGCTTTCGCGATGCCGAATACCTGGTGGTCTACATAAACGACGTCACCGAGCGCCGTCGCGCGCTGGCGGCGCTGCGCGAAAGCGAGGCGCGCTTGCAGGGGATCGCTGCCAACGTCCCGGGCCTGGTCTTTCGCCTGGAGCGGGCGCCGGTAACCGGGCAGATCGACTTTGCCTACATCAGTGAGGGTAGCGAAAGCCTCGTGGGGTATTCGCCAGCGACCCTGGCCCGTAGCGACACCGGCCTGCGCAGCCTCGTACACCCCCAGGACAAGGCCAGTTATCACCGCACTCAGGATCAGGCGCTGGACAGCGACAGCGACTGGTCGTGGCAGGGGCGCATCCTGACCCGCGAAGGCCGGGAGCGCTGGGCCGAGATCAAGGCCATTACCCGTCGTCTCGAGGACGGCGCTTACGTGTGGGACGGTATCGTCTGGGACATCACCGAAAGCAAGCGCATCGAACTGGAACTGGCCAGCTCCAGGGAGCAACTGCGCGAATTGTCGGCGCACCTGGAGAGCGTGCGGGAAGAGGAAAAGGCGCGCATAGCTCGGGAGGTCCACGACGAGTTGGGGCAAATGTTGACCGTCTTGAAGCTGGAAACGTCCATGTGCGAACTGGCCTATGCGCAGCTCGACCCGGGCCTGCAAGAGCGGCTCAACAGCATGAAGCGCCTGATTGCCCAGTTGTTCCAGTTGGTGCGGGACGTGGCGACGGCATTGCGACCTCCGATCCTTGATGCGGGCATCGCCTCGGCCATCGAATGGCAGGCGCGGCGTTTCGAGGCGCGCACGCAGATCCCATGCCTGGTACAGGTGCCGGACAATCTTCCGCCCTTGAGCGACGCCAAGGCCATCGGTCTGTTTCGAATTCTCCAGGAAGCGCTGACCAATGTGATGCGCCATGCTCAGGCGCATACTGTAGAACTGACGCTGGTGCAGGAAGACGACCAGCTTTGTCTGACGGTGAGCGACGACGGTGTAGGATTCGTTCCCGCCACGGGGCGGCCGACCTCCTTTGGTCTGGTCGGCATGCGGGAACGGGTGTTGATCATGGGCGGGCAGTTATCGTTGGAAAGTGAGCCTGGGGAGGGGACGACCCTGGCGGTGCGGGTACCGGTGAATGAGGCCTGA
- a CDS encoding alpha/beta hydrolase family protein encodes MPFVYRLALPALCLSLILPSAFSVQAEEPAPAAADQATEEKPVERPPLLERSEEEATALEREIPVQEQQQLQTGSDTFLALWKPANTSEPKGAVIIVPGAGETADWPQVIGPMRKKLPDIEWSSLSITLPDLQSDVIAPRVVETPPETKPADVAGAAPDATTAAPIEQVAGGEADAVDPVVAQTSEEHLLADAERIFARIDAALAYAEQQGARSIVLLGHGTGAYWAARYLNEKQPSQIERFVMVAAQTPLAVKPALAELTPTLKLATADIFYMDKPQDRNAALERLQASKRLKGSSFSQVSLKAVPNSSAQQEQLFRRVRGWLNPQKPGE; translated from the coding sequence ATGCCCTTTGTTTATCGCCTGGCATTGCCAGCATTGTGCCTGTCGCTGATCCTGCCGAGTGCCTTTTCTGTACAGGCTGAAGAACCGGCCCCCGCGGCGGCGGATCAAGCCACCGAGGAAAAACCGGTCGAGCGTCCGCCTTTGCTCGAGCGCAGCGAGGAAGAAGCGACAGCACTTGAACGGGAGATCCCGGTCCAGGAGCAACAACAGCTACAAACCGGCAGCGACACCTTCCTGGCTCTCTGGAAACCAGCCAACACCAGCGAACCCAAGGGTGCGGTCATCATAGTCCCCGGCGCCGGCGAAACCGCTGACTGGCCTCAAGTGATCGGCCCGATGCGCAAAAAGTTACCGGATATCGAGTGGAGCAGCCTGAGTATCACCCTGCCGGACCTGCAAAGCGACGTCATCGCACCGCGCGTGGTGGAAACACCGCCCGAGACCAAACCGGCCGACGTGGCTGGCGCGGCACCGGACGCCACGACCGCAGCACCGATTGAACAAGTGGCGGGCGGCGAGGCTGACGCTGTAGATCCGGTCGTTGCCCAAACCAGCGAGGAACACCTCCTGGCCGATGCCGAACGTATCTTTGCCCGCATCGATGCCGCACTGGCCTACGCCGAACAGCAGGGCGCCCGCAGTATTGTTCTGCTGGGCCACGGCACCGGCGCCTATTGGGCGGCACGTTACCTGAATGAAAAACAGCCCTCGCAGATCGAGCGTTTCGTGATGGTCGCCGCCCAGACCCCGCTCGCAGTCAAGCCCGCCCTGGCCGAACTGACTCCCACCTTGAAACTGGCCACCGCCGACATCTTCTACATGGACAAACCGCAGGATCGCAATGCAGCGCTGGAGCGTTTACAGGCCAGTAAGCGTCTTAAAGGGTCGAGCTTCAGTCAGGTGTCACTCAAAGCGGTGCCCAACTCATCGGCGCAGCAAGAACAGCTGTTTCGTCGGGTACGGGGTTGGTTGAACCCGCAGAAGCCGGGGGAGTGA
- a CDS encoding TerB family tellurite resistance protein, translated as MWWPGTLIGAGAGFAIASIPGAMLGALLGQALDRRLNLQGWAQLRERLGGRPALRNDELLFVLLGRLAKSDGRVVDGHIQQARQEMRALDLSEPAQRRAVAAFNRGKTGNDHLRGYLRRLATQPHAAEGVLRACWRMVWADGRAGIAERELLAQWGKWLGWTPQQVQALAADYEPHKQSLPNSGATYQEALRLLGVSATSEPSQIKRAYRRLLSRHHPDKIAGSGATPLQVRDATDKTRELHNAYRLIRERRDFR; from the coding sequence ATGTGGTGGCCAGGGACTCTGATTGGAGCCGGGGCGGGCTTTGCCATAGCCAGCATTCCGGGGGCCATGCTGGGAGCGTTATTAGGACAGGCGCTGGATCGGCGACTTAATCTGCAAGGCTGGGCGCAGCTGCGCGAGCGTTTGGGTGGCCGTCCGGCATTACGCAACGATGAGTTGCTGTTTGTATTGCTGGGCCGGCTGGCCAAGAGCGATGGACGAGTGGTGGATGGGCACATCCAGCAGGCGCGTCAGGAGATGCGCGCGCTGGACCTGAGCGAGCCAGCGCAACGCCGGGCCGTCGCCGCATTCAACCGGGGCAAAACCGGAAACGACCATTTGCGCGGTTATTTGCGTCGCCTTGCGACCCAGCCCCATGCGGCTGAGGGTGTGCTGCGCGCCTGCTGGCGGATGGTCTGGGCCGACGGTCGCGCGGGCATAGCCGAGCGTGAGTTGCTTGCTCAGTGGGGCAAATGGCTGGGGTGGACGCCGCAACAGGTCCAGGCACTGGCGGCGGATTACGAACCACACAAACAGTCGTTGCCCAACAGCGGCGCGACCTATCAGGAGGCGTTACGCTTGCTGGGAGTTTCGGCCACCAGCGAGCCGTCGCAGATCAAGCGGGCTTATCGCCGTCTGCTCAGTCGTCACCACCCGGACAAGATTGCCGGCAGTGGGGCGACGCCGTTGCAAGTGCGTGACGCCACCGACAAGACCCGGGAGTTGCACAACGCCTATCGGTTGATCCGCGAGCGCCGGGACTTTCGCTAG
- the murU gene encoding N-acetylmuramate alpha-1-phosphate uridylyltransferase MurU, with product MKAMILAAGKGERMRPLTLTTPKPLVRAGGVPLIEYHLRALVRAGFKDIVINHAWLGQQIEDYLGDGSRFGVSIHFSPEGEPLETGGGIFRALPLLGDEAFLVVNGDIWTDYDFSALRRPLDGLAHLVLVDNPEHHPGGDFLLADGQIHDGGAAADKLTYSGIAVLHPRLFEGCLDGAFKLAPLLRKAMAEGQVSGEHLKGHWVDVGTHERLAQVETLIEASR from the coding sequence ATGAAAGCGATGATCCTGGCGGCGGGTAAAGGGGAGCGGATGCGGCCCTTGACCCTCACCACGCCCAAGCCGCTGGTTCGTGCCGGCGGTGTTCCCTTGATCGAATACCATCTGCGTGCCTTGGTTCGGGCCGGGTTCAAGGACATTGTGATCAATCACGCCTGGCTCGGTCAGCAAATCGAAGATTATCTAGGGGACGGTTCACGTTTTGGCGTGAGCATTCATTTCTCGCCCGAAGGTGAGCCGCTGGAAACCGGCGGTGGCATTTTCCGCGCCCTGCCGTTGTTGGGCGACGAGGCGTTCCTGGTGGTCAACGGCGACATCTGGACCGATTACGATTTCAGCGCCTTGCGCCGACCTCTGGACGGCTTGGCGCACCTGGTACTGGTGGATAATCCCGAACACCATCCGGGCGGCGATTTCCTCCTGGCCGACGGACAGATTCATGATGGCGGGGCGGCTGCCGACAAACTGACCTACAGCGGCATTGCCGTCTTGCATCCGCGGTTGTTCGAGGGTTGCCTGGACGGCGCGTTCAAACTCGCACCGCTGCTACGCAAGGCCATGGCCGAGGGCCAGGTCAGCGGCGAGCACCTGAAGGGACACTGGGTGGATGTGGGGACTCATGAACGTTTGGCGCAGGTTGAAACCTTGATAGAAGCGAGCCGTTGA
- a CDS encoding aminoglycoside phosphotransferase family protein codes for MPDQDVRLQHLKVWLDEQLPILFVQQGWGAVPPATLTAASSDASFRRYFRWEGEGRSLIVMDAPPPQENCKPFVDIAFLLAKSGINVPKIYAEDLERGFLLLNDLGNQTYLDVINGDNADPLFRDALQALLAFQQLPMVAPLPSYDVALLRRELELFPEWYVKHELGIEFDAAQQALWQQASDLLINSALAQPKVLVHRDYMPRNLMLSEPNPGVLDFQDAVYGPVTYDVTCLFKDAFLSWPEERVRGWLEDYWQQAGALGIPVQPDFEDFLRASDLMGVQRHLKVIGIFARICHRDGKPRYLGDVPRFFAYIEAVIARRPELAELDQLLSSLRQSAGATA; via the coding sequence ATGCCTGACCAAGATGTACGCCTGCAACACCTGAAAGTTTGGCTCGATGAGCAGCTGCCGATCCTTTTTGTTCAGCAGGGCTGGGGCGCCGTACCCCCGGCCACGTTGACTGCGGCCAGCAGCGACGCGAGTTTTCGCCGTTATTTCCGCTGGGAAGGCGAGGGCCGCAGTTTGATCGTGATGGATGCGCCACCGCCCCAGGAAAACTGCAAACCCTTCGTGGACATTGCTTTTTTGCTGGCTAAATCCGGCATCAACGTGCCAAAAATTTATGCCGAAGACCTTGAGCGCGGTTTTCTTTTGCTCAATGACCTGGGCAATCAGACGTATCTGGACGTGATCAACGGCGACAATGCCGACCCATTATTCCGTGACGCCCTGCAGGCCCTGCTGGCTTTCCAGCAACTGCCGATGGTCGCGCCACTGCCCAGCTACGACGTCGCTTTGCTGCGCCGGGAGCTGGAGCTGTTTCCTGAGTGGTACGTCAAGCATGAGCTGGGTATCGAATTCGATGCTGCTCAACAAGCGCTCTGGCAGCAGGCCAGCGACCTGCTGATCAACAGCGCGCTGGCTCAGCCGAAAGTGCTGGTTCATCGCGACTACATGCCGCGCAACCTGATGCTCAGCGAACCGAACCCCGGCGTACTGGACTTTCAGGATGCGGTCTACGGCCCGGTGACCTATGACGTCACGTGTCTGTTCAAGGATGCCTTTCTCAGTTGGCCCGAGGAGCGCGTGCGTGGCTGGCTCGAGGATTACTGGCAGCAGGCCGGTGCGCTTGGCATCCCGGTCCAGCCGGACTTCGAGGATTTCCTGCGGGCCAGCGACCTGATGGGCGTGCAGCGCCATCTCAAGGTCATCGGGATTTTCGCGCGTATTTGCCACCGCGACGGCAAGCCGCGCTATCTGGGCGATGTGCCGCGCTTCTTTGCCTATATAGAAGCGGTCATTGCCCGTCGCCCTGAACTGGCGGAACTGGATCAGTTGCTCTCCAGCCTGCGTCAGTCGGCCGGAGCGACGGCATGA
- a CDS encoding LPS-assembly protein LptD: protein MALKSPAFRKKFPLLVTGSLLALQPLASSFVVAAEQYDCSVSASGAWDCSPKTPAAALPPRPVHDGSAVSASGEAPADSSSGEEAGDKPVLVTEAKGRGLKSRSADYSHLDWVPRENLTPAQLAETGPYCAGAYIEPVRPGMNDKTDKSDAPTFLGAKASRYQQEEQVATLAGDVVMRQGSMQVEADEANLYQAENRGELSGNVRVRDNGALIVGDHADVQLDTGEAKVDNAEYVMHKSRIRGNALYAKRAENAIIRLKDGTYTTCEPGSNAWTLKGNNITLNPATGFGTATNVTLRVKDFPVLYTPYIYFPIDDRRQSGFLPPTIGTGSDTGFLLVTPYYFNLAPNYDATLYPRYMSKRGLLMEGEFRYLTKSSEGQFGAAYLNDEDDERSGQSDYDKTRYMYNWQHKGGLDSRVLTEVDYTKISDPYYFQDLQSDQIGVESNDYVNQQGAVSYRGDNYVARLNAQAYQMATISKITPYNRLPQITFIGDLPQHPYGLDFAYKTELVRFDRDLRTGNYTDEDGNAERWLDTNVRGLARANGNRLNLAPVVSLPMEASYGFIKPSLKYQYTQYDLDLDGTGKSQIAAQSAEADRLRGTYSGSQSRGVPIASIDSGLYFDRDTQWFGSNYRQTLEPRLFYLYVPEKDQSDIPVFDTGESTFSYSSLFRDNRFSGSDRVGDENKLSLGVTSRWIQENGFERQRVSVGQAFYFKDREVQLPGIDFNTREDAKSDVSPYALEYEFRWNRDWRTTATYNWDPDTRSPRSGSAMFHYQPEDNPNKVINAGYRYRNDQVRYDQTTGQWSVGGGDYGTPGTPGYVKDYYKIQQHDFSVIWPVVPQWNLISRWQYDYNRNRTLEAFGGFEYDNCCWKLRLINRYWVDYEEFSQAAPENEKGDHGIFLQIVLKGLGGLTGAKVESFLDKGIQGYREREDQAF, encoded by the coding sequence ATGGCATTGAAATCCCCCGCGTTTCGTAAAAAATTTCCGTTGCTGGTCACCGGCAGTCTGCTGGCCCTGCAACCCTTGGCCTCTTCATTCGTCGTCGCGGCAGAGCAGTATGACTGCTCCGTCTCCGCTTCGGGTGCCTGGGACTGTTCGCCCAAGACGCCGGCTGCTGCATTGCCGCCACGTCCGGTGCATGACGGCAGTGCGGTTTCCGCCAGCGGCGAGGCCCCGGCCGACAGCAGCTCGGGCGAAGAAGCCGGCGACAAGCCCGTGCTCGTCACCGAAGCCAAAGGCCGCGGCCTGAAGTCTCGCAGTGCGGACTACAGTCACCTGGACTGGGTTCCACGGGAGAACCTCACCCCTGCCCAATTGGCCGAAACCGGTCCTTATTGCGCCGGCGCCTATATCGAGCCCGTTCGTCCTGGCATGAATGACAAGACGGACAAAAGCGACGCTCCGACCTTCCTTGGCGCCAAAGCATCGCGCTACCAGCAGGAAGAGCAGGTGGCAACGCTGGCCGGCGACGTGGTCATGCGTCAAGGCAGCATGCAGGTCGAGGCCGACGAGGCCAACCTGTACCAGGCTGAAAACCGCGGCGAGCTGAGCGGCAACGTGCGCGTTCGCGATAACGGTGCGCTCATCGTCGGCGACCACGCCGATGTGCAGTTGGACACTGGCGAAGCCAAGGTCGACAACGCCGAATACGTGATGCACAAGTCGCGCATCCGCGGTAACGCGCTGTACGCCAAGCGTGCTGAAAACGCGATCATCCGCCTCAAGGACGGTACGTACACCACGTGCGAGCCGGGCAGCAACGCCTGGACACTCAAGGGCAACAACATCACCCTGAACCCGGCTACCGGCTTCGGCACCGCCACCAACGTGACGCTGCGGGTCAAGGACTTCCCGGTCCTGTATACGCCGTACATCTATTTCCCGATCGATGACCGTCGCCAGTCCGGCTTCCTGCCGCCGACAATCGGCACTGGCAGCGATACCGGCTTTTTGCTGGTCACCCCGTATTACTTCAACCTGGCACCCAACTACGATGCCACGTTGTACCCACGTTACATGAGCAAGCGCGGCCTGTTGATGGAAGGCGAATTCCGCTACCTGACCAAGTCCAGCGAAGGTCAGTTCGGTGCGGCGTACCTCAACGATGAAGACGATGAACGCAGCGGCCAGTCCGACTACGACAAGACCCGCTACATGTACAACTGGCAGCACAAGGGCGGGCTCGATTCGCGTGTGCTGACGGAAGTCGACTACACCAAGATCAGCGATCCTTATTACTTCCAGGATCTGCAGTCCGACCAGATTGGTGTCGAGTCAAATGACTACGTGAACCAGCAGGGCGCCGTCAGCTATCGGGGTGACAACTACGTTGCGCGGCTGAATGCCCAGGCTTACCAGATGGCGACGATTTCGAAGATCACGCCGTATAACCGCCTGCCGCAGATCACCTTCATTGGCGACCTGCCGCAGCACCCGTATGGTCTGGATTTCGCCTACAAGACGGAGCTGGTGCGGTTTGATCGAGATTTACGGACCGGCAATTACACCGATGAGGACGGCAACGCCGAGCGATGGCTGGACACCAACGTTCGCGGCCTGGCACGGGCTAACGGCAATCGCCTGAACCTGGCGCCGGTTGTGAGCCTACCAATGGAAGCAAGCTATGGCTTCATCAAGCCGTCGCTTAAATACCAGTACACCCAATACGATCTGGACCTGGATGGCACGGGCAAGTCGCAAATTGCCGCACAGTCTGCCGAGGCTGATCGCCTGCGGGGTACTTATAGTGGCAGCCAGAGCCGCGGCGTCCCAATCGCCAGCATCGACAGCGGTCTGTACTTCGACCGGGACACCCAGTGGTTTGGCAGTAACTACCGTCAAACCCTGGAGCCGCGCCTGTTCTACCTCTATGTTCCGGAGAAAGATCAGAGCGACATCCCGGTTTTCGACACTGGCGAATCCACCTTCAGCTACTCCTCGCTGTTCCGGGACAACCGTTTCTCCGGCTCCGACCGTGTCGGCGACGAGAACAAACTCTCCCTGGGCGTGACCAGCCGCTGGATCCAGGAAAACGGTTTCGAGCGCCAGCGCGTCAGCGTCGGCCAGGCCTTTTACTTCAAGGACCGCGAAGTTCAACTGCCAGGCATCGATTTCAACACGCGTGAAGATGCCAAGTCAGACGTATCTCCTTATGCACTGGAGTACGAATTCCGCTGGAACCGCGATTGGCGAACCACGGCTACGTACAACTGGGACCCGGACACCCGCAGCCCCCGCTCTGGCAGCGCGATGTTCCACTACCAGCCTGAAGACAACCCGAACAAGGTCATCAACGCCGGTTACCGCTACCGCAACGACCAGGTGCGCTACGACCAGACTACTGGCCAATGGTCCGTGGGTGGTGGCGACTATGGCACTCCGGGCACTCCGGGCTACGTGAAGGACTACTACAAGATCCAGCAGCACGACTTCTCGGTCATCTGGCCGGTCGTGCCGCAGTGGAATCTCATCAGCCGCTGGCAGTATGACTACAACCGCAACCGTACCCTGGAAGCCTTCGGTGGTTTCGAATACGACAACTGCTGCTGGAAACTGCGCCTGATCAACCGTTACTGGGTCGACTATGAAGAGTTCAGTCAAGCCGCCCCGGAAAACGAGAAGGGCGACCACGGCATCTTCCTCCAAATTGTCCTGAAGGGACTCGGCGGCCTCACCGGCGCCAAGGTAGAGAGCTTCCTCGACAAAGGCATCCAAGGTTATCGTGAACGTGAAGACCAAGCTTTCTGA
- the surA gene encoding peptidylprolyl isomerase SurA produces the protein MKTKLSDCLRPLMLGALFLGTAANAAVQPIDKVVAIVDNDVVMQSQLDQRVHEVQQTIAKRGGGLPPPGVLDQQVLERLIVENLQLQIGERSGIRITDEELNQAVGTIAQRNNMSVDQFRAALARDGLSYEDARDQIRREMIISRVRQRRVAERIQVSEQEVKNFLASDLGKMQLSEELHLANILVPTPESANSEAIQNAYRQAMDIYQQLKQGADFGQMAIARSGSDNALEGGDMGWRKAAQLPPPFDRELSSMAVGDITQPARTPGGFIILKLLEKRGGGAQVRDEVHVRHILIKPSEIRSEAETQRLAQKLYERIEAGEDFAELAKSFSEDPGSALNGGDLNWVDPNALVPEFRQVMAETPQGQLSKPFKSPYGWHVLEVLGRRATDSTTQAREQQAMTVLRNRKYDEELQTWLRQIRDEAYVEIKLPGADQAAQ, from the coding sequence GTGAAGACCAAGCTTTCTGATTGTCTGCGCCCGCTGATGCTGGGCGCGCTGTTCCTGGGTACTGCGGCCAACGCCGCGGTACAGCCCATCGACAAAGTGGTGGCTATCGTCGACAACGACGTGGTCATGCAAAGCCAGCTGGACCAGCGCGTCCATGAAGTGCAGCAGACCATCGCCAAGCGCGGTGGTGGCTTGCCGCCTCCGGGCGTACTGGATCAACAGGTGCTCGAACGCCTGATCGTCGAAAACCTGCAATTGCAGATTGGCGAACGCTCGGGCATCCGCATCACTGATGAAGAATTGAACCAGGCCGTCGGCACCATTGCCCAGCGCAACAACATGAGCGTCGACCAGTTCCGCGCCGCCCTGGCTCGCGACGGCCTCTCTTACGAGGACGCTCGCGATCAGATCCGCCGCGAGATGATCATCAGCCGTGTGCGCCAGCGTCGTGTAGCCGAACGCATCCAGGTGTCCGAGCAGGAAGTGAAAAACTTCCTCGCCTCCGATCTGGGCAAGATGCAGCTTTCCGAGGAACTGCACCTGGCGAACATCCTGGTTCCTACCCCGGAAAGCGCCAACTCCGAAGCCATCCAGAATGCTTACCGCCAGGCGATGGACATCTACCAGCAGCTCAAGCAAGGCGCCGACTTCGGTCAGATGGCCATTGCCAGGTCTGGCAGTGACAACGCCCTGGAAGGTGGTGATATGGGCTGGCGCAAAGCCGCCCAATTGCCCCCTCCGTTCGATCGCGAACTGAGCAGCATGGCCGTGGGTGACATCACTCAACCAGCCCGCACGCCCGGCGGCTTCATTATCCTCAAGCTGTTGGAAAAGCGCGGTGGCGGTGCTCAGGTGCGTGACGAAGTGCATGTTCGTCATATCCTGATCAAGCCAAGCGAGATCCGCAGCGAAGCCGAGACCCAGCGTCTGGCGCAAAAGCTTTATGAGCGCATCGAAGCGGGTGAAGATTTCGCCGAGCTGGCCAAGAGCTTCTCGGAAGACCCGGGTTCAGCCCTCAACGGCGGCGACCTGAACTGGGTTGACCCGAACGCACTGGTGCCCGAGTTCCGCCAGGTGATGGCCGAGACACCACAAGGCCAGTTGTCCAAGCCGTTCAAGAGCCCTTATGGCTGGCACGTACTGGAAGTCCTTGGCCGCCGCGCCACCGACAGCACCACCCAGGCTCGTGAACAACAGGCGATGACCGTGCTGCGCAACCGCAAATACGACGAAGAGCTGCAAACCTGGCTGCGTCAGATTCGCGATGAAGCCTACGTCGAAATCAAACTCCCTGGTGCAGACCAGGCAGCGCAGTGA